In Synergistales bacterium, one genomic interval encodes:
- the glmM gene encoding phosphoglucosamine mutase produces MPGTEKIRCLFGTDGVRDLANRGVMIPEMALRLARAYVWWLIRNGHSRPTIIVGRDTRRSGGMLEAAIVTGLTSSGAEVKTIGVIPTPGVSCAILRTCADGGVVLSASHNPAEYNGIKFFDASGSKLTDDAESEIEEFLEDTLLDDWRPTGASIGGVEYAQPLRNLYIDMLAAEAERLGDFQGRFAVDTAHGAATAIMEEVVHRAGWDAQMLGNAPNGLNINEGTGVMNLHHLQQYVVEQELDFGYAFDGDADRVLFVDRQGRVIDGDIMLWVMARWMKRQSGKGVVATVMSNMALEEHLGHEGITLTRCPVGDRYVLAQMRNTEAAVGGEQSGHIIVRDYTTTGDGPNTAILFMRACRELGEEIDTLVDRFHRYPQTLHNISVADKAVMLGHPRLKEVTSSLESMMNGRGRILIRPSGTEPLVRVLVEARERGLLEQSCRELLSVIEEINQTTAVQ; encoded by the coding sequence ATGCCCGGAACAGAAAAAATCCGCTGTCTCTTTGGCACCGACGGTGTCCGAGACCTCGCCAACAGGGGGGTTATGATCCCGGAAATGGCGCTGCGGTTAGCCAGAGCCTACGTGTGGTGGTTGATCAGAAACGGTCACAGCCGCCCTACGATTATTGTGGGGCGCGATACGAGGCGTTCGGGTGGAATGCTGGAGGCTGCGATTGTCACGGGTCTGACCTCTTCGGGGGCAGAGGTGAAGACCATCGGCGTCATCCCCACACCCGGCGTCAGCTGCGCTATACTCAGAACCTGCGCCGACGGTGGTGTGGTGCTGAGCGCCTCCCATAACCCTGCGGAATATAACGGGATCAAGTTTTTTGACGCCAGCGGTTCAAAGCTGACCGATGACGCAGAAAGCGAGATCGAGGAATTTCTGGAGGATACGCTCCTGGACGACTGGCGGCCCACAGGAGCATCCATAGGCGGAGTGGAGTATGCGCAACCATTACGCAATCTCTACATTGATATGCTGGCGGCGGAAGCGGAGCGCCTGGGGGATTTCCAGGGGCGTTTTGCTGTAGATACCGCTCATGGTGCCGCCACAGCCATAATGGAAGAGGTGGTCCACCGGGCAGGGTGGGATGCCCAAATGCTTGGCAACGCGCCAAATGGTCTGAACATCAATGAAGGAACCGGTGTGATGAACCTTCACCACCTCCAGCAGTACGTTGTTGAACAGGAGCTGGATTTTGGATATGCCTTTGACGGGGATGCCGACCGCGTTCTTTTCGTGGACAGGCAGGGGCGCGTGATCGATGGAGACATCATGCTCTGGGTGATGGCCCGGTGGATGAAACGACAGAGCGGCAAGGGCGTTGTGGCAACCGTGATGAGCAATATGGCTCTGGAGGAACATCTCGGGCACGAAGGGATCACCCTGACCCGATGCCCTGTAGGAGATCGGTACGTGCTCGCCCAGATGCGGAATACTGAGGCCGCCGTAGGCGGGGAACAGTCAGGGCACATCATCGTCCGGGACTACACCACCACCGGGGACGGCCCCAACACGGCGATTCTCTTTATGCGGGCCTGCCGAGAGTTGGGGGAGGAGATCGATACGCTGGTTGATCGGTTCCACAGATATCCCCAAACCCTGCACAATATATCCGTGGCGGACAAGGCCGTCATGCTTGGCCATCCCAGGTTGAAGGAGGTCACCTCTTCGCTGGAATCCATGATGAACGGGAGGGGCCGTATCCTGATTCGCCCCTCGGGCACGGAACCTTTGGTCCGGGTTCTTGTGGAAGCCAGAGAACGGGGTCTCCTGGAGCAGTCATGCCGGGAACTGCTCTCGGTCATTGAAGAGATTAATCAAACAACAGCTGTTCAGTAA
- the galU gene encoding UTP--glucose-1-phosphate uridylyltransferase GalU: MNKSKNINTCLFPVAGLGTRFLPATKETPKEMLPLIDRPLIHYGVDEAVDAGCSDIVFVTGRGKRSIEDYFDRSCELEDLLEQRGKSEMRDMVRNISQLARFAYVRQSEPLGLGHAVLCGAPICQNAPFGVILPDDVMKASPSVLGQLINVHRTRGGSVIALEEVPAESTSRYGIIAGEEVENDVFKIHDMVEKPDPSEAPSNLAIMGRYILSPTIFEELRGLTPGSGGELQLTDAVKSLMKREPVWGYIYKGTRLDCGTKSGWLRATTMMALEDPELRSIILEVLREQVGENTLLNG, from the coding sequence ATGAATAAATCCAAAAATATCAATACATGCCTCTTTCCCGTTGCCGGATTGGGGACACGCTTTCTACCGGCCACCAAGGAAACCCCCAAAGAGATGCTCCCTCTTATCGATCGACCACTCATACACTACGGAGTGGATGAGGCGGTGGATGCGGGGTGCTCCGATATCGTCTTCGTCACCGGGCGCGGGAAGCGCTCGATTGAGGACTACTTCGACAGATCCTGTGAGCTGGAAGATCTTCTGGAACAGCGCGGCAAGTCGGAAATGCGGGATATGGTCCGCAACATCTCGCAATTGGCGCGTTTTGCCTACGTCAGGCAGAGCGAACCTCTCGGACTCGGGCACGCTGTATTATGCGGCGCACCGATCTGCCAAAACGCCCCTTTCGGCGTGATTCTTCCCGACGACGTCATGAAAGCCAGCCCCTCCGTCCTCGGACAGCTTATCAATGTCCACAGGACCCGCGGGGGATCGGTCATCGCGCTTGAAGAGGTGCCCGCAGAGAGCACCTCCAGATACGGGATCATTGCGGGGGAAGAAGTGGAGAACGATGTCTTCAAGATACACGATATGGTGGAAAAACCCGATCCCAGCGAAGCACCCAGCAACCTTGCCATCATGGGACGATACATACTCTCTCCCACAATCTTCGAGGAGCTGCGTGGGCTTACCCCGGGTTCCGGAGGGGAGCTGCAGCTTACGGACGCCGTCAAATCCCTGATGAAACGGGAACCGGTGTGGGGTTACATCTACAAGGGAACCAGGCTGGATTGCGGCACAAAAAGCGGCTGGCTCCGGGCAACAACAATGATGGCTCTTGAAGACCCCGAACTGCGATCTATCATACTCGAAGTGCTTCGGGAACAGGTCGGCGAGAACACACTACTCAACGGGTAA
- the glmS gene encoding glutamine--fructose-6-phosphate transaminase (isomerizing), which produces MCGIVGYIGERKAADIILDGLKRLEYRGYDSAGMSIIENGESHLIKNVGKVADLEEIALRKGYAGTTGIGHTRWATHGGVTVENAHPHADESRRIVLVHNGIIENFNEIKDSLEQEGVRFVSQTDTEVIVQLLAMMRQETSTMFEALQALKKRLRGSYALVIIDQEDPEVLYCIRKGSPLVLGVGENEAFCASDVPAFLPYTSKVIYLNDGDIAAVWKDGHVLWSEEGTQFQGEISTIEWDVSMAEKEGYPHYMLKEINEQGAVLRATLKDRIRSKRVELDEELVLPDNRVVNWKKLHIVACGTSYYAAMVAASFFERWTDLDVRVDIASEYRYRALRNSPETLAVFVSQSGETADTLAAQRKARQEGAHCVAITNVRGSTLAREVHNVLLLRAGPEIGVAATKTFTGQLAALYLLVLALGKKRGTLPEAEEERLVEELLQLPYKVETVLERDGSIEALSRRFAGCDTFLYLGRGFSFPIALEGALKLKEISYIHAEGYAAGEMKHGPIALLEPNVPVVAIVPRDSLYEKMLSNIQEVKARNAPVIAVCNDNDTLIEQYTHNLIRIPWTDEAFAPFLTVLPLQIFAYQVALLRGCEIDQPRNLAKSVTVE; this is translated from the coding sequence ATGTGCGGAATCGTTGGATACATCGGGGAACGCAAAGCCGCAGATATAATACTTGATGGTTTGAAAAGGCTGGAATATCGCGGCTACGACTCTGCAGGGATGTCCATCATAGAAAATGGTGAGAGCCATCTCATCAAGAATGTAGGGAAGGTTGCAGACCTGGAAGAGATCGCTCTTCGCAAGGGGTATGCAGGAACAACGGGGATCGGGCACACCCGCTGGGCAACCCACGGTGGCGTGACGGTGGAGAACGCCCACCCCCACGCCGACGAATCCCGGCGTATTGTGCTTGTCCACAATGGGATCATCGAGAATTTCAACGAGATCAAAGATAGCCTGGAACAGGAGGGCGTGCGTTTTGTTTCCCAGACCGACACTGAGGTGATTGTCCAGCTTCTTGCAATGATGCGCCAGGAAACCTCGACAATGTTCGAAGCGCTGCAAGCCCTGAAAAAACGGCTGCGTGGCTCCTACGCCCTGGTGATCATCGACCAGGAGGATCCTGAAGTACTGTACTGTATACGGAAAGGCTCGCCTCTGGTGCTGGGAGTCGGTGAAAACGAAGCCTTCTGCGCTTCCGATGTCCCTGCGTTTCTGCCCTACACCTCGAAGGTGATCTATCTCAATGACGGCGACATCGCCGCTGTCTGGAAAGATGGCCATGTCCTGTGGAGCGAGGAAGGGACCCAGTTTCAAGGGGAGATTTCCACTATCGAATGGGACGTCTCCATGGCGGAGAAGGAAGGCTATCCCCATTACATGTTGAAGGAGATCAACGAACAGGGGGCCGTACTGCGGGCAACCCTCAAAGACAGGATCAGATCCAAGCGGGTTGAGCTTGATGAGGAGCTGGTACTACCGGACAACAGGGTGGTCAACTGGAAGAAACTGCATATTGTGGCCTGTGGGACCTCCTACTACGCCGCCATGGTCGCCGCGTCATTCTTTGAACGATGGACCGACCTCGATGTGCGGGTGGACATTGCATCGGAGTATCGGTACAGGGCACTGCGGAATTCCCCCGAAACCCTGGCGGTCTTCGTCTCGCAGTCCGGGGAGACAGCGGACACCCTGGCGGCGCAGAGAAAGGCGCGACAGGAAGGAGCGCACTGTGTGGCGATCACCAATGTGCGCGGATCTACCCTGGCCCGCGAGGTGCACAACGTGCTTTTGCTCCGGGCCGGCCCCGAAATCGGCGTGGCAGCCACAAAGACGTTCACCGGGCAGCTTGCGGCGCTCTATCTCCTTGTTCTCGCCCTGGGGAAAAAACGAGGGACATTGCCCGAAGCGGAAGAGGAACGCCTGGTGGAGGAACTCCTGCAGCTTCCCTATAAGGTGGAAACGGTACTCGAGCGGGACGGAAGCATCGAAGCCCTCTCCAGACGGTTTGCCGGATGTGACACCTTTCTCTATTTGGGCCGCGGATTCTCCTTCCCGATTGCACTGGAAGGAGCTCTGAAACTCAAAGAGATCTCCTACATCCACGCAGAGGGCTACGCAGCAGGCGAAATGAAGCATGGCCCCATTGCCCTGCTCGAACCAAATGTTCCAGTCGTGGCGATTGTTCCGCGGGACAGCCTCTACGAAAAAATGCTATCGAACATTCAAGAGGTAAAAGCACGGAACGCGCCTGTTATCGCGGTATGTAACGACAACGACACACTCATCGAGCAGTACACCCACAATCTGATTCGCATCCCCTGGACCGACGAAGCCTTCGCCCCCTTTCTGACAGTCCTTCCGCTGCAGATCTTCGCCTATCAGGTTGCGCTCCTCCGGGGATGTGAGATCGATCAACCCCGCAACCTCGCCAAGAGCGTCACCGTAGAGTAG
- a CDS encoding response regulator: MGDLVFPFVSARADIKNRRITLNFNQQIIIAISDKKSRMYLSNILKKSGFQVKEWDDLNALFSEVHTVKHPAGALLFHWSQIEKKSTEQVLQEIKKNDSFSHTEFIALSEDWQNIRLRMKARVLGCEDVLAFPPQEGQILTALNVPEGHQQGGGSPGQREEAAGKAKESAKGSRHKGNEDILIVDDASVIRKGLRHLLEQEGYSVREAEDGQEALRKIQSSAPALVLLDLLMPGMDGFSLMERIRKNKFFSNLPIIVITSHGDKPRLLQALQWGAKEFIVKPFHPEVVREKVKRVLGEKVK; encoded by the coding sequence GTGGGCGATCTGGTTTTTCCCTTTGTGAGTGCCCGTGCTGACATAAAGAATAGGAGGATTACCCTGAACTTCAATCAACAAATAATAATTGCTATTTCTGACAAAAAATCAAGGATGTATTTGTCAAATATACTCAAAAAATCGGGTTTCCAGGTGAAGGAATGGGATGACCTCAACGCGCTTTTTTCCGAGGTCCATACCGTCAAGCACCCCGCCGGTGCGCTGTTGTTCCATTGGAGTCAAATCGAAAAGAAGAGCACCGAACAGGTGCTCCAGGAAATCAAGAAAAACGATTCCTTTTCCCACACGGAGTTCATAGCACTCTCCGAGGATTGGCAAAATATCCGTCTCAGGATGAAGGCCAGGGTCCTCGGTTGCGAAGACGTCCTTGCCTTCCCTCCTCAGGAAGGGCAGATCCTGACAGCCCTGAATGTCCCGGAGGGCCACCAGCAGGGCGGTGGGTCTCCGGGACAACGGGAAGAGGCTGCGGGGAAAGCAAAGGAATCTGCGAAGGGTTCCCGTCACAAAGGGAACGAGGATATCCTTATTGTCGATGACGCCTCGGTAATCCGGAAAGGTCTTCGTCATCTGCTGGAACAGGAGGGGTACTCTGTTCGGGAGGCCGAGGATGGGCAGGAGGCGCTGCGCAAGATCCAGTCGTCGGCCCCCGCGTTAGTGCTGCTCGACTTGCTGATGCCGGGAATGGATGGGTTTTCCCTGATGGAACGTATCCGCAAAAACAAATTCTTCAGCAATCTGCCGATTATCGTCATTACCAGCCACGGCGACAAGCCCAGGTTGCTCCAGGCCTTGCAGTGGGGGGCCAAGGAGTTTATCGTGAAGCCCTTTCACCCCGAGGTGGTGCGGGAAAAGGTGAAACGGGTCCTTGGAGAAAAGGTGAAGTGA
- a CDS encoding CPBP family intramembrane metalloprotease, which translates to MAVEVLYWTVGTLIPLTVVALHWPGLSLPRSVPLGSVCMFALAGVTAACIEEVFFRGWLQSILRPLCPAVARVPLVALLFAITHLFFHPEYIYLATFFPGLVMGILRERYDTVTPAILYHGLGNLWAIWFFPL; encoded by the coding sequence ATGGCAGTGGAGGTGCTCTATTGGACCGTAGGGACACTGATTCCACTGACAGTGGTTGCATTGCATTGGCCCGGCCTGTCCCTCCCCAGATCGGTCCCCCTGGGCTCGGTGTGCATGTTCGCACTGGCCGGGGTGACCGCAGCCTGCATAGAAGAGGTGTTCTTCAGAGGATGGCTGCAAAGCATTCTACGACCCCTCTGTCCGGCTGTGGCACGCGTGCCCCTGGTTGCCCTTCTTTTTGCCATTACCCATCTCTTCTTTCATCCTGAATACATCTACCTGGCAACCTTTTTCCCGGGACTTGTGATGGGCATCCTGCGGGAACGTTACGATACCGTGACACCTGCTATACTGTATCATGGCCTGGGAAACCTGTGGGCGATCTGGTTTTTCCCTTTGTGA
- a CDS encoding transcriptional repressor produces the protein MWSLEESVRHLKQQGAKITAQRVAILRRLEKRTDHPSAEEIYQELQEEFPTISFATIYGTAQLLERNNLIKILTIDKKRILLDPNTAPHAHFRCTRCGKVFDVPSSHETMAQLAADCRYDVTQVEIYMYGTCDQCKYWNMH, from the coding sequence ATGTGGAGCTTGGAAGAGAGTGTCCGGCACCTCAAGCAACAGGGAGCCAAGATTACGGCCCAGAGGGTTGCCATACTCAGACGTCTGGAAAAGAGAACAGATCATCCTTCAGCCGAAGAGATCTACCAAGAGCTGCAGGAGGAATTCCCTACTATTTCCTTCGCGACAATCTATGGAACGGCGCAGCTGTTGGAACGCAACAATCTCATCAAGATTCTGACGATCGACAAAAAGAGGATCCTTCTTGATCCCAATACCGCCCCTCATGCTCATTTCCGCTGCACTCGATGCGGAAAGGTCTTTGATGTTCCCAGTTCCCACGAAACAATGGCTCAACTTGCCGCCGATTGTCGGTACGACGTCACTCAGGTAGAGATTTATATGTACGGAACATGCGATCAATGCAAATACTGGAACATGCACTAA
- the glmU gene encoding bifunctional UDP-N-acetylglucosamine diphosphorylase/glucosamine-1-phosphate N-acetyltransferase GlmU — MRSSLPKVLQPLLCEPLISYPVQAVREAGITDTAVVVGHGGTQVDAYLKRQWPDTTVLWQTEQNGTGHAVQVTADWWKQYDYVIVIPGDVPLIPTRLFRAIGNKLGKGSEAVLVTMNQEDPAGYGRILRNGGRLAVVEEADATDRQRCITEVNSGVYAFRSDILSQALETLDSDNNQKEYYLPDVLRYFNEYRYEIAPLLWENPTELLGVNSPRQLTELHAVAREGINRRHIENAVKILSPDTTWIGPRVHLEPDVTLMPDVQLWGTTRVGQGTVIGKGTILEDAQIGQNCRTVAYVYIKASRIEANSAVGPFAYIRDGAVLEEGAFAGKFVEIKKSRMGPGSKVPHLSYIGDATIGENTNIGAGTITCNYDGDSKHTTTIGKDCFVGSDTMFVAPVTMHDGAVTGAGSVITHDVPEHSLAVSRARQRVIEDWVLRKKQRKEEEGGGK; from the coding sequence ATGCGGAGTTCCCTTCCTAAGGTACTCCAGCCGCTTCTCTGCGAACCATTGATAAGTTATCCTGTACAGGCGGTCCGGGAAGCAGGGATTACAGATACGGCGGTGGTCGTAGGACACGGCGGCACCCAGGTTGACGCATATCTCAAGCGGCAGTGGCCTGACACCACCGTGTTATGGCAAACAGAACAAAATGGTACGGGACATGCCGTGCAGGTGACGGCCGACTGGTGGAAGCAATATGACTACGTCATTGTTATTCCAGGGGACGTCCCACTGATTCCGACTCGTCTCTTCAGAGCTATAGGCAATAAGCTCGGCAAGGGCAGTGAAGCCGTACTGGTAACAATGAACCAGGAGGATCCAGCGGGATATGGACGCATACTCCGGAACGGGGGCAGGCTTGCAGTCGTTGAGGAAGCAGACGCCACCGACCGACAGCGCTGCATTACGGAGGTCAACAGCGGCGTGTATGCATTCCGCAGTGACATCCTCTCCCAAGCACTGGAAACCCTGGACAGCGACAACAACCAAAAGGAATACTACTTGCCTGATGTCCTCCGCTATTTCAATGAATACCGTTATGAGATAGCACCTCTTCTCTGGGAGAACCCGACAGAACTTCTTGGCGTCAATTCGCCTCGGCAGTTAACCGAACTCCATGCCGTCGCCCGCGAAGGCATCAACCGAAGACATATCGAGAACGCTGTCAAGATTCTCTCGCCTGATACCACCTGGATAGGACCCCGAGTGCATCTCGAACCGGATGTCACCCTGATGCCTGATGTACAGCTCTGGGGAACAACCCGGGTAGGACAGGGGACGGTGATCGGAAAGGGGACAATACTCGAGGACGCCCAGATTGGACAAAACTGCAGAACCGTGGCGTATGTATATATCAAAGCAAGTCGGATTGAAGCCAATTCTGCTGTGGGTCCCTTCGCCTATATACGAGATGGTGCCGTCCTGGAAGAAGGGGCCTTCGCCGGCAAATTCGTGGAGATCAAAAAAAGCAGGATGGGACCGGGAAGCAAGGTGCCCCATCTCTCCTATATCGGTGACGCAACGATAGGCGAAAACACGAATATCGGTGCCGGAACGATCACCTGCAACTACGATGGCGATTCGAAACATACAACAACAATCGGAAAGGACTGCTTTGTCGGGAGTGATACCATGTTTGTGGCTCCCGTTACAATGCATGACGGTGCCGTCACCGGGGCAGGTTCCGTTATCACCCACGATGTCCCCGAGCACTCCCTTGCCGTTTCTCGGGCGCGACAGCGCGTGATCGAAGACTGGGTTCTCCGGAAGAAACAGCGCAAGGAGGAAGAGGGAGGAGGAAAGTAG
- a CDS encoding ribose-phosphate pyrophosphokinase: MVSRLRELKVFSGSANLDFAQEVAEHLRVPLAASKRFRFSDGEIGVSVEESVRGADVFVVQSTCHPVNETLMELLIMLDALVRASAYRVNVVTPYFGYARQDRKTKAREPVTAKLVANLIQKAGADRVIAADLHAGQIQGFFDIPVDHLTGVNLLAQYFEEKLKEAIQQERVVVVSPDIGGVVRARHFAVQLRNADLAVVDKRRSHQQVNQCEVMEIIGNVDGKEVILVDDIIDTAGTMVKAAEALKDRGATAVYACATHAVLSGPAIERLRESSIEEVVLTNTIPLSEEKRLEKITGLSIAPLVAEAISRIHSDHSVSILFR; the protein is encoded by the coding sequence ATGGTGTCACGGCTCCGAGAGCTGAAAGTATTCTCTGGTTCGGCAAACCTTGACTTTGCCCAGGAGGTTGCCGAACACCTGCGCGTACCCCTGGCCGCATCCAAGCGGTTCCGATTCTCCGATGGCGAAATCGGCGTCTCCGTCGAAGAAAGTGTACGGGGTGCCGATGTCTTTGTGGTGCAATCGACTTGCCATCCGGTCAATGAAACCCTCATGGAATTGCTGATCATGCTTGATGCGCTCGTTCGGGCTTCTGCCTACCGGGTCAATGTGGTTACCCCGTACTTTGGATATGCACGGCAGGACAGGAAGACAAAAGCTAGAGAACCGGTGACGGCAAAACTGGTCGCCAACCTTATCCAGAAGGCCGGGGCAGACAGGGTGATCGCTGCAGACCTCCATGCCGGACAGATTCAGGGCTTCTTCGATATCCCTGTTGATCATCTCACAGGGGTAAATCTGCTGGCCCAGTATTTTGAAGAGAAACTCAAGGAAGCCATCCAGCAGGAGCGCGTTGTCGTGGTCTCTCCGGATATCGGGGGCGTCGTCCGGGCGCGCCACTTTGCCGTACAATTGCGGAACGCCGATCTTGCTGTGGTCGACAAACGGCGCTCCCATCAACAGGTGAACCAATGTGAGGTTATGGAGATCATCGGCAACGTGGACGGAAAAGAGGTTATCCTGGTTGACGATATCATCGATACGGCCGGAACCATGGTGAAAGCCGCAGAGGCGTTGAAGGACCGGGGAGCAACGGCGGTCTATGCCTGCGCAACCCATGCAGTGCTGTCGGGGCCTGCGATAGAAAGGTTGCGGGAGTCTTCTATAGAGGAGGTTGTATTAACAAATACGATCCCATTGTCTGAAGAAAAACGATTGGAAAAAATTACAGGATTGTCCATTGCCCCGCTTGTAGCGGAAGCAATCAGCAGAATCCACTCCGATCATTCGGTAAGCATTCTGTTCCGCTAG